Proteins from a genomic interval of Pseudoalteromonas sp. MEBiC 03607:
- a CDS encoding DUF642 domain-containing protein: protein MKNLVCKLAVLPLAVASAFAVANTNLVENGSFEAEVVSGQWQLFNEITGWTRSANAPFEVQTNSLGILKAKDGQQYLELGSTQQYSVSQVVSTEAGKMYEFSFYYSARASGDDTASKVEVFWNGESLGVVNAKFKGWTKYSFTVEASEASSEITLKGIGTGGSTGGFIDNVSVAEVAEYCSVKSGLYAINKFGSDTEGYIYHLDPETSAVSPIAGVTNTAANIAGKDGKLYFMEQLDSETRDSKIYSLDLETNTQSELADTNSYTITRSTVSPDGLNLRATSKTYMYDFNLETGAKEVLGKFSFEGEEFTGGDIAYSYDNNVLYLLTDKALYTVDESTLELTLVGEHGVNWASGLAVADDGTIYVTGRKSGQSAKLYTLDQNTAEATFVLRGPAHLNDLTYISESVCSVE from the coding sequence ATGAAGAATTTAGTTTGTAAGTTAGCTGTATTGCCACTAGCGGTTGCCTCAGCGTTTGCTGTAGCAAACACAAATCTTGTTGAAAATGGATCATTTGAAGCAGAAGTTGTTAGTGGTCAATGGCAATTATTCAATGAAATTACAGGTTGGACACGCAGCGCTAATGCCCCTTTTGAAGTACAAACAAATAGTTTGGGTATTCTTAAAGCAAAAGATGGCCAACAATACCTAGAACTTGGCTCTACGCAACAATATAGCGTGTCTCAAGTTGTATCAACAGAAGCTGGTAAAATGTATGAATTTAGCTTCTATTACTCAGCACGTGCTTCTGGCGATGACACAGCTAGTAAAGTTGAAGTATTTTGGAATGGTGAATCTTTAGGCGTTGTTAATGCTAAATTTAAAGGTTGGACAAAATACAGCTTTACTGTAGAAGCGAGTGAAGCCAGTTCAGAAATCACCCTAAAAGGTATTGGAACAGGTGGTAGTACCGGTGGCTTTATAGACAATGTATCTGTCGCTGAAGTTGCAGAATATTGCTCAGTTAAATCTGGTTTATACGCGATTAATAAATTTGGTTCTGATACTGAAGGCTACATTTATCACTTAGATCCAGAAACATCTGCAGTTTCACCAATTGCTGGTGTTACTAACACTGCTGCAAATATCGCTGGTAAAGACGGAAAGCTCTACTTTATGGAGCAGTTAGATAGCGAAACTAGAGATTCAAAAATCTATAGTCTTGATTTAGAAACAAATACACAAAGCGAACTAGCAGATACTAACTCGTACACTATTACCCGTTCGACAGTTTCTCCTGATGGACTTAACTTGCGTGCAACAAGCAAAACTTACATGTACGACTTCAACCTTGAAACTGGGGCGAAAGAAGTATTAGGTAAATTTAGCTTCGAAGGTGAAGAGTTCACTGGCGGTGATATAGCTTATTCATATGATAATAACGTACTTTACTTATTAACTGATAAAGCACTTTACACTGTAGATGAAAGCACGTTAGAACTAACTTTAGTTGGTGAGCATGGTGTAAATTGGGCATCAGGCCTAGCAGTTGCCGATGATGGTACTATCTACGTTACTGGCAGAAAGAGTGGTCAAAGCGCGAAACTTTATACGCTAGATCAAAATACTGCTGAAGCAACTTTTGTATTACGCGGTCCTGCACATCTGAATGACCTAACTTACATTAGTGAATCAGTTTGCTCAGTTGAATAA
- a CDS encoding DUF642 domain-containing protein — MKKFVTKLAVLPLAIASGIAMSSTNLVENGSFENTDPVTDHNGEWQLFDQIPGWTRSSNAKFEIQTNKQTSLLAQDGEQRLELDSTENYSISQNVLTQAGKKYELTFYYSARSEGNETTNKAEVFWNGTSIALINSTTRGWTKYNFTVEATGGTSEIMFSGAGTSDSYGAYIDNISLTEVPEPCPVTTGLYGINNFGSETEGYIYHFNPESNAVTIVSGVSNTASNIASYGGMLYFVEQLDSTTKASKIHSYDLLSGVQGEVADTTSYPIYRSVVKADGETLRATSKTYMYDFNLVTGEKDIVGKLTYSGDTFTDGDIAYSSDNNVLYVLTGKALYTLDEGSFELTLVGEHGIHWASGIAIADDGTIYVSGRESKENAKIYTLDQNTAAATFVMDGPAHVNDLTYVSEAICSFE, encoded by the coding sequence ATGAAAAAATTTGTAACCAAACTAGCAGTTTTACCTTTAGCTATCGCATCTGGCATTGCAATGTCTAGTACAAATTTGGTAGAAAATGGTTCTTTCGAAAATACTGATCCTGTAACCGATCATAACGGCGAATGGCAGTTATTTGATCAAATTCCAGGCTGGACTAGAAGCAGTAATGCTAAATTTGAAATACAAACAAACAAACAAACGAGCTTACTAGCACAGGATGGTGAGCAACGCCTAGAGCTTGATTCAACAGAAAATTACAGCATCTCACAAAATGTATTGACACAAGCAGGTAAAAAGTATGAGTTAACCTTTTACTATTCTGCTCGTTCAGAAGGAAATGAAACAACAAATAAAGCAGAAGTTTTTTGGAATGGTACCTCTATAGCTTTAATAAACAGTACTACTCGAGGTTGGACAAAATATAACTTCACTGTTGAAGCAACTGGCGGTACATCTGAAATAATGTTCTCTGGTGCGGGAACCTCTGATTCATATGGTGCATATATTGATAACATCTCTTTAACTGAAGTTCCTGAGCCTTGCCCTGTCACAACAGGCTTATATGGTATTAATAATTTTGGTTCAGAAACCGAAGGCTACATCTACCACTTCAACCCAGAGTCAAATGCTGTAACCATTGTTTCAGGCGTGTCTAATACTGCATCAAATATTGCAAGTTATGGCGGTATGCTTTACTTCGTAGAACAGTTAGATAGCACAACGAAAGCTTCAAAGATTCATAGCTATGATCTATTAAGTGGTGTGCAAGGAGAAGTTGCTGATACCACTTCATACCCTATTTACCGTTCTGTAGTGAAAGCAGATGGCGAGACTTTACGGGCTACAAGTAAAACCTACATGTATGATTTTAACCTAGTGACCGGTGAGAAGGACATCGTTGGAAAATTAACATACTCGGGTGATACATTCACTGATGGTGACATTGCCTACTCAAGTGACAATAATGTGCTTTACGTACTAACTGGTAAAGCTTTATACACCCTTGATGAAGGCAGCTTTGAGTTAACATTAGTCGGTGAGCATGGTATTCACTGGGCATCTGGTATTGCGATTGCGGATGACGGTACCATCTATGTATCTGGCCGTGAAAGCAAAGAAAACGCAAAAATTTATACTCTAGATCAAAATACTGCTGCAGCGACATTCGTAATGGATGGTCCTGCACATGTTAATGATTTAACTTATGTTAGTGAAGCAATTTGCTCATTCGAGTAA
- a CDS encoding DUF642 domain-containing protein, translating into MIKKISKLAILPLAIASTFAVSNTNLVENGSFEADEISERSGTWQLYNELSNWSSSESVYFEVQTNLLKEMTAQDGDQYLELNSTKNYRISQKITTTPGKTYEFSLYYSARVNGAQGTNNIEVYWNGRLLEALNSSQKGWTKYTYTIEATGTKSEIAIAGAGAANGYGGLVDNISVIEVTNPTTNLVQNGSFEVDRVASADGRYQFFENLTDWSANENLWLELQSSSLNKIDAQDGEQYLELNSNGAYSAFQEIPTEAGKQYEFSFYYSGRVDNAEDVNNVEVFWNGELLEALNTTQRGWTKYSYTVEGTDVSSLIELAGTGSHAGIGGFIDNVVVTEVAEPCAVTTGLYGINNFGSETEGYVYHFNPESSAVSIIAGLNNTASNIASKDGMLYFMEQLDSSSKASKIYSLDLATDTQAEVADVTSFPIYRSTVTPDGLSLRATSKTYMYDFDLATGAKTVLGKLSYEGDTFSDGDIAYSSDFNVLYVLTGKALYTLDMGSFELTQVGEHGVNWASGLAIADDGTIYISGRENGENAKIYTLDQNTAEATFVMEGPSHVSDLTFVSEAVCMK; encoded by the coding sequence ATGATTAAAAAAATATCAAAACTAGCAATATTACCTTTAGCTATCGCATCAACTTTTGCTGTTTCAAATACTAATTTAGTTGAGAATGGTTCATTTGAAGCTGATGAAATAAGTGAAAGATCTGGTACTTGGCAGCTTTATAATGAACTTTCAAATTGGAGCAGCAGTGAAAGTGTATATTTTGAAGTTCAAACCAACCTTTTAAAGGAAATGACAGCACAAGATGGTGATCAGTATTTAGAACTTAACTCAACAAAAAATTATCGTATCTCGCAAAAAATAACAACAACTCCTGGTAAAACATATGAATTTAGCCTCTATTATTCTGCACGTGTTAACGGTGCACAAGGTACAAATAATATAGAGGTATATTGGAATGGTAGATTATTAGAAGCTTTAAATAGTAGTCAAAAAGGTTGGACAAAATACACCTATACTATCGAAGCTACAGGAACAAAATCTGAAATCGCAATTGCCGGTGCCGGTGCAGCAAACGGCTATGGTGGATTAGTAGATAATATATCTGTTATAGAAGTTACAAACCCAACAACAAACTTAGTTCAAAATGGCTCTTTCGAAGTAGACAGAGTAGCCTCTGCTGATGGCCGTTATCAATTTTTTGAAAACTTAACTGACTGGAGCGCCAATGAAAATCTTTGGCTTGAATTACAATCGTCTTCTTTAAATAAGATTGATGCTCAAGATGGTGAGCAGTACTTAGAGTTAAATTCAAATGGTGCTTATAGCGCTTTTCAAGAGATACCTACAGAAGCTGGTAAACAATATGAATTTAGCTTTTACTACTCTGGTCGAGTAGATAATGCTGAAGATGTTAATAATGTTGAGGTGTTTTGGAATGGTGAATTACTAGAAGCATTAAACACGACTCAGCGTGGTTGGACTAAGTATAGTTACACTGTTGAAGGCACGGATGTAAGTTCTCTTATCGAATTAGCAGGTACAGGTAGTCATGCAGGTATTGGTGGTTTTATTGATAACGTTGTTGTGACAGAAGTTGCTGAACCTTGTGCTGTTACTACCGGTTTATACGGCATCAACAACTTTGGCTCAGAAACAGAGGGATACGTTTATCACTTTAATCCAGAGTCAAGCGCTGTGTCGATTATTGCTGGCCTTAACAATACAGCATCAAACATTGCTAGCAAAGATGGTATGCTTTACTTCATGGAGCAGCTTGATAGCAGTAGTAAAGCATCAAAAATCTACAGCCTAGATTTAGCCACTGACACACAAGCTGAAGTTGCAGATGTAACATCATTCCCGATTTATCGCTCGACGGTAACCCCGGATGGCCTATCTTTACGTGCTACAAGCAAAACATACATGTACGATTTTGACCTAGCAACAGGTGCGAAAACAGTATTAGGGAAGCTTTCGTATGAGGGGGATACTTTCTCTGATGGCGACATTGCATACTCAAGTGACTTCAACGTGCTATACGTTTTAACAGGTAAAGCACTTTATACTTTAGATATGGGTAGTTTTGAATTAACCCAAGTCGGTGAGCACGGTGTTAATTGGGCATCAGGCCTTGCAATTGCTGATGATGGTACAATTTATATTTCAGGTAGAGAAAACGGTGAGAATGCGAAAATCTATACCTTAGATCAAAACACAGCAGAAGCGACATTCGTGATGGAAGGCCCGTCACATGTAAGCGATTTAACATTTGTTAGTGAAGCAGTTTGCATGAAGTAA
- a CDS encoding thioesterase family protein: MNLYFRLILLFFKIKRNRDYQQLLDTIDIEFKALPTDCDINFHLTNSRYLAMMDLARTWMTERVGLLKHIMKRRWFPIVNATAITYIRDIKPLQKYTVSTRLVGWDHKYFYIEQKFHSERGLHAIAYVRGVFKRKNGVVSVEEMLEVAGFKGVTPILPTEVMHWKEMLEQKKLTNK; encoded by the coding sequence GTGAACCTCTATTTTCGACTAATACTGCTGTTTTTTAAAATTAAACGTAATCGTGATTATCAACAATTATTAGACACGATTGATATTGAATTCAAAGCGTTACCAACCGATTGCGATATTAATTTCCATCTGACTAATTCTCGTTATTTAGCGATGATGGATCTTGCTCGTACCTGGATGACTGAGCGAGTAGGCTTACTAAAACATATTATGAAACGCCGTTGGTTCCCAATCGTTAATGCGACTGCAATTACCTATATTCGTGATATCAAACCTCTTCAAAAATACACAGTGAGTACGCGTTTAGTTGGCTGGGATCATAAATACTTTTATATTGAGCAAAAGTTTCACTCTGAGCGTGGTCTACATGCGATTGCTTATGTGCGTGGTGTATTTAAACGTAAGAATGGCGTTGTGAGCGTTGAGGAAATGCTTGAAGTCGCTGGCTTTAAAGGTGTAACACCTATTTTGCCAACAGAAGTGATGCATTGGAAAGAAATGTTAGAGCAAAAGAAACTAACAAATAAATGA
- the tyrR gene encoding transcriptional regulator TyrR — protein sequence MRLDIHCADRIGIAQEILNILVSYQVDLKGIEVDSVNCRMYVSFPPIEFEQFQKIMPSIRLIDGVKDVRTTAFLPSEREHNELNTLLRALPDGVISIDAKGWVRLCNDAACRDLQLSESEVIGANINNLLKGFNFTRWLEGKEVLGQTTRVEVAGEDFIADILPISVPQGAEGDVLAGAVINIKSQSRLGQQVSAFRRYGQESFATIHNFSTAMRRVVREARKMAQLEAPILITGETGTGKELLARACHYASNRSVKPFIALSCASLPDDVAESELFGYAGYEENAAPKRGVLEQADGGTVFLDEVGEMSTQLQTKLLRFLQDGTFRKVGDENEVKVNVRIVAATQKDLPAMVQEGTFREDLYYRINVLTLEIAPLRDRKADIGPLAEHFIQKYAQQNGHSVPVLSEDCLRFLQDYPWPGNVRQLENAIYRAVSLLDDNELRIEHLQLPTFTHDLGYLESDFEGTLDQAVKRFEATLLRKLYPAYPSSRQLAKRLGLSHTAVANKLRDYGINRKTVKV from the coding sequence ATGCGTTTAGATATCCACTGTGCTGACCGAATAGGTATCGCACAAGAGATTCTCAATATCTTGGTGAGTTACCAGGTCGATTTAAAAGGCATCGAAGTAGATTCGGTAAATTGTCGTATGTACGTCAGTTTCCCACCTATTGAGTTTGAACAATTCCAAAAAATTATGCCATCAATCCGCCTGATTGATGGTGTAAAAGATGTCCGTACCACTGCATTTTTACCTTCTGAGCGAGAGCATAATGAATTAAATACATTACTGCGTGCATTACCTGATGGTGTTATTTCTATTGATGCAAAAGGGTGGGTGCGCTTGTGTAATGATGCTGCTTGTCGCGACCTGCAATTATCTGAAAGTGAGGTTATAGGTGCCAACATCAATAACTTGCTAAAAGGGTTTAATTTTACTCGTTGGCTTGAAGGGAAAGAGGTTCTTGGTCAAACCACACGGGTAGAAGTGGCAGGTGAAGACTTTATTGCAGATATTTTGCCTATTTCTGTACCACAAGGCGCTGAAGGGGATGTATTAGCTGGCGCGGTGATTAATATTAAGTCGCAAAGTCGCCTAGGTCAGCAAGTGAGTGCGTTTCGTCGTTACGGCCAAGAAAGCTTTGCTACCATACATAATTTTAGTACAGCAATGCGCCGTGTTGTTCGCGAGGCGCGTAAAATGGCGCAGTTAGAGGCTCCGATCCTCATAACAGGTGAAACCGGTACTGGTAAAGAGCTCTTAGCTCGTGCCTGTCATTACGCGTCAAATCGTTCTGTAAAACCATTTATTGCATTATCGTGTGCTTCACTGCCGGATGATGTCGCAGAGTCTGAATTATTTGGTTATGCGGGCTACGAAGAAAACGCAGCACCAAAACGCGGCGTTTTAGAGCAAGCTGATGGTGGTACGGTATTTTTAGATGAAGTTGGCGAAATGTCGACTCAGCTGCAAACTAAGCTACTACGTTTTTTACAAGACGGTACCTTCCGTAAAGTTGGCGATGAAAACGAAGTAAAAGTAAATGTGCGTATCGTTGCTGCAACACAAAAAGATTTACCTGCTATGGTTCAAGAGGGCACATTTAGAGAAGATCTATATTATCGTATCAATGTACTAACTCTAGAAATTGCACCACTACGCGATAGAAAAGCTGATATTGGCCCGTTAGCAGAGCATTTTATTCAAAAATATGCCCAGCAGAATGGTCATTCAGTACCTGTATTATCGGAAGATTGCTTACGTTTTTTACAGGATTATCCTTGGCCTGGAAACGTCCGCCAATTAGAAAATGCGATTTACCGTGCTGTGTCCTTGTTAGATGATAACGAATTACGTATTGAGCACCTGCAGTTACCAACTTTTACCCATGATTTAGGTTATCTTGAGTCTGACTTTGAAGGAACCTTAGACCAAGCGGTAAAACGTTTTGAAGCAACGCTATTGCGTAAGTTATACCCTGCATACCCAAGTTCTCGTCAGCTCGCTAAACGTTTGGGGTTGAGTCATACCGCAGTGGCAAACAAACTTAGAGATTATGGGATTAACCGAAAGACTGTGAAGGTTTAA
- the bcsG gene encoding cellulose biosynthesis protein BcsG codes for MRLSGLGIWNLYFLIKFVLFSQGAISFDLFANLAFFCFLVISFDKVWLTRLKQAISVVIGIVLMYQDSWLPPISRLTKQADNLQDFSISYFFEIAFRLINLDFVFALFIAIVFYFLTVKWLRYTSLSVVGFIYVYWLGSTPLNDSSSPVLMATNEKAQTPVTVTHSAQQRTPDQQLGDFYQQQSQLISQFPKAFNGEPFDVVVLNICSLATADLNAIGVKPSSLFANFDILFSQFNSATSYSGPAAIRLLRASCGQTSQADLFKPARQECLLFNNLAELGFNTNVAMNHDGHFDDFIGLIRQYGGVSVPKLDFSNLKPAQYGFDGEPIYSDADILSNWSKKHQNSQQPQALYYNTISLHDGNQVAGRERMNSLASYPLRQQRLFDDIDTFISQLESSGRNVLLVVVPEHGAALEGDKLQFAGLREIPSPSIVSVPAAVKFIGPKIQHSQLTEVNETMSYFSLSELINNAFELDIFAAKVPVKRVLDNLPTSAKVAENQDTVMMYFKNEPYIQLDGGEWTKYPGK; via the coding sequence GTGAGGTTGTCAGGTCTAGGTATTTGGAATTTATATTTTTTAATTAAGTTTGTATTGTTTAGCCAAGGAGCTATTTCCTTTGATCTATTTGCAAATTTAGCGTTCTTTTGTTTTCTGGTTATTTCATTTGATAAGGTTTGGTTAACACGGCTTAAACAGGCTATCAGTGTCGTCATTGGCATTGTCTTGATGTATCAGGATTCTTGGCTGCCGCCTATTTCGCGTTTAACAAAGCAAGCAGATAATTTACAAGATTTCAGTATTAGCTATTTTTTTGAAATAGCCTTTCGCTTGATCAATTTAGATTTTGTCTTCGCTTTATTTATTGCAATTGTTTTTTATTTTCTAACTGTTAAATGGTTACGATATACCAGTTTATCAGTTGTTGGTTTTATCTATGTATACTGGCTTGGCTCAACACCTTTAAATGATAGCTCTTCACCGGTTTTAATGGCTACTAATGAAAAAGCTCAAACGCCTGTCACTGTGACGCACAGTGCTCAGCAGAGAACACCAGATCAACAGCTAGGTGACTTTTATCAACAGCAATCGCAGCTTATTAGTCAGTTTCCGAAAGCCTTTAATGGCGAACCATTTGATGTTGTTGTGCTTAACATATGTTCATTGGCTACGGCAGATCTCAATGCAATTGGCGTAAAGCCTAGTTCACTTTTTGCTAATTTTGACATTTTATTTAGTCAATTTAATTCTGCGACCTCGTATAGTGGTCCGGCAGCTATTCGCTTGCTGCGAGCAAGTTGTGGACAAACAAGCCAAGCTGACTTATTTAAACCTGCCAGACAAGAGTGCTTACTATTTAATAATTTGGCAGAGTTAGGATTTAACACAAATGTGGCTATGAATCATGATGGACATTTTGATGATTTTATTGGCTTGATCAGACAGTATGGTGGTGTTTCGGTACCTAAACTTGATTTTAGTAATCTAAAGCCTGCTCAATATGGTTTTGATGGTGAGCCTATATACTCTGATGCTGATATTTTATCTAATTGGTCGAAAAAGCATCAGAATAGTCAGCAGCCTCAAGCACTTTACTACAATACCATTAGTCTCCATGATGGCAATCAAGTTGCTGGCCGTGAGAGGATGAATAGTTTGGCAAGTTATCCGCTTAGACAGCAACGTTTATTCGATGACATTGATACTTTTATTAGTCAATTAGAAAGTTCAGGGCGAAATGTATTGCTTGTGGTAGTGCCAGAGCATGGCGCTGCTTTAGAAGGTGATAAGCTTCAGTTTGCAGGCTTACGAGAAATTCCGAGTCCTTCTATTGTTTCTGTGCCAGCAGCTGTGAAGTTTATTGGCCCTAAAATACAGCATTCTCAGTTAACCGAAGTAAATGAAACGATGAGCTATTTTTCGTTATCTGAGCTTATTAATAATGCCTTTGAACTTGATATATTCGCCGCTAAAGTGCCTGTTAAGCGTGTATTAGATAATCTGCCTACCTCTGCGAAAGTAGCAGAAAATCAAGACACAGTAATGATGTATTTTAAAAATGAACCTTATATTCAGCTTGATGGTGGAGAGTGGACGAAATATCCCGGTAAATAG
- the bcsE gene encoding cellulose biosynthesis protein BcsE has protein sequence MSYLDITGLKAAYSELRRGASYAFLSPLNSQLLELVGHMLSNNKEPVFVLSEQIDLFFDNQGSDVLFNLFEQGLLYPFHLQHSNNVSKSASFSRGIIRELKHYKQLQNSSVFVHLDSAVIASLSDEQLIEKLTLYQALTKTKDVTLVFLISGAQLGEARQRLHAMNRFFDGLVHMTKEASIRSLEYDFWAHREGVIAGRTINLQLFNGQLALIDSDVNRTVESDVLLQQDLDEDEVWLTRNAVPQGTKLPASFKMIDDNDTLFSISLTKKAATIVFAVSRHTDLLALAKDCFSLRKKCGRKLKLVIQNVDGVIRHQDECLFLTLGVNLILYSFSEPSRLLSQIQSIQGFQFSRALPHSLDDVLKESENVLSKGYLPITKFSEQVLKHSDSAANLGVSGVFVKLQLLPRIDAIHPLHLFHVKREGDILSYADGYIYLYLHACREHDVENAIKHLFKLQISDFFSSKNIIADHFYIQQACRRIHQRYADSDVPDYTKELQNNVRNILDAKPAGIANLDKEKPEFRELSRPISEQVKVTLKSEVL, from the coding sequence GTGTCATATTTAGACATAACAGGGTTAAAGGCTGCGTATTCTGAGTTAAGGCGAGGGGCAAGCTATGCGTTTCTTTCACCTTTAAATAGCCAGCTTTTGGAGTTAGTTGGGCATATGTTGTCTAACAATAAAGAACCTGTATTTGTCTTGTCTGAACAAATTGATTTGTTTTTTGATAACCAAGGCTCGGATGTTTTGTTTAATTTATTTGAGCAAGGGTTACTCTATCCGTTTCATTTACAGCATAGTAATAACGTATCAAAAAGCGCCTCTTTTTCACGAGGCATCATCCGAGAATTAAAGCACTACAAACAGCTACAAAATAGCAGTGTCTTTGTGCATTTAGACTCTGCTGTTATCGCATCACTAAGCGATGAGCAATTAATTGAGAAGCTTACCCTCTACCAAGCACTCACTAAAACTAAGGATGTGACTTTAGTCTTTTTAATTTCAGGTGCGCAGCTTGGTGAAGCGAGACAGCGATTACACGCTATGAATCGCTTTTTTGATGGTTTAGTTCATATGACAAAAGAAGCGTCAATTCGCTCGCTTGAGTATGATTTTTGGGCGCATAGAGAGGGTGTAATTGCTGGACGTACAATTAACCTGCAATTATTTAATGGTCAATTAGCACTAATAGATTCAGACGTTAATCGTACTGTAGAGAGCGATGTATTATTACAACAAGATTTAGACGAAGACGAGGTATGGCTGACTAGGAATGCAGTTCCTCAAGGTACCAAGCTCCCGGCTTCATTTAAAATGATAGATGATAATGATACTTTGTTTTCAATCAGTCTAACTAAGAAGGCGGCAACCATAGTTTTTGCTGTTTCACGCCATACAGACTTATTAGCGTTAGCTAAAGATTGTTTTTCACTTCGTAAAAAGTGTGGTCGAAAATTAAAGTTGGTAATACAAAATGTAGATGGTGTCATTCGTCACCAAGATGAGTGCTTATTTTTAACGCTCGGTGTAAATCTTATTTTATATAGTTTTTCAGAGCCATCACGTTTGTTATCTCAAATTCAATCAATTCAAGGGTTTCAATTTTCTAGAGCGCTTCCTCACTCATTGGATGATGTGCTTAAAGAAAGCGAAAATGTATTATCAAAAGGTTATTTGCCAATCACGAAATTTTCTGAGCAAGTATTAAAGCACAGTGATTCAGCAGCTAATTTAGGTGTCAGTGGGGTGTTTGTAAAACTTCAATTGTTACCAAGAATAGATGCTATTCATCCGCTGCATTTATTTCACGTAAAACGAGAGGGGGACATTCTTAGTTATGCAGATGGGTATATCTATTTGTACCTTCATGCTTGTCGTGAACACGATGTAGAGAATGCGATTAAACATTTGTTTAAGTTGCAAATAAGTGATTTCTTTTCATCAAAAAATATCATTGCAGATCATTTTTATATTCAACAGGCGTGTCGACGTATTCACCAACGCTATGCTGACAGCGATGTACCTGATTACACAAAAGAATTGCAAAATAATGTGAGAAATATATTAGATGCAAAGCCGGCAGGTATCGCAAACTTGGATAAAGAGAAGCCTGAATTTAGAGAGCTTAGCCGGCCAATTTCAGAACAGGTTAAAGTGACCTTAAAAAGCGAAGTATTATGA
- the bcsR gene encoding BcsR/BcsP family cellulose biosynthesis protein, producing MNNFAVTKSNTLTQYDIDNLLQKFGGRQQEYVEITDVEKNRKTIEKYPLISDISNAIADAQYTRIIK from the coding sequence ATGAATAACTTTGCAGTAACTAAATCGAATACATTAACTCAATACGACATAGACAACTTATTGCAAAAGTTTGGTGGCAGGCAGCAAGAGTATGTCGAAATTACAGATGTCGAAAAAAATCGTAAAACAATAGAGAAGTATCCTCTTATTAGCGATATTTCAAACGCAATAGCAGATGCCCAATACACAAGAATAATAAAGTAG
- the bcsQ gene encoding cellulose biosynthesis protein BcsQ encodes MKRVFLKGIKGGTGTTSVVANLACALRKSNESVFVIDLDQKGDLGLHFGLAWEHRLGWTDYADFASACEQFHQDNDGVIFLPYGNQTNMGLDFSSIIKHSLQLDCDENTWMLFDCPAHIDVLRYPLNSNDIVLEIVNCDAICHSLAYKRLQSLKTATSTWQHYFLINKYHSASEIESDLLQLWQSELPLLAPLFINKDEVIKEATAFRNVAINCAPYSVANDDFETLAGWLVSRASYDK; translated from the coding sequence ATGAAAAGAGTTTTCTTAAAAGGAATTAAAGGAGGCACAGGCACAACCTCAGTGGTTGCAAACCTTGCCTGCGCGTTAAGAAAATCAAATGAGTCTGTATTTGTCATAGACTTAGACCAAAAAGGAGATCTAGGGCTTCATTTCGGACTAGCTTGGGAACACCGCTTAGGATGGACTGATTACGCTGATTTTGCTTCTGCTTGCGAGCAGTTTCACCAAGATAATGATGGCGTCATTTTTTTACCCTATGGTAATCAAACCAATATGGGGCTTGATTTTTCAAGTATTATCAAACACTCATTGCAACTTGATTGTGATGAAAATACATGGATGTTATTCGATTGTCCTGCGCATATCGATGTGCTTCGCTATCCACTAAATAGCAATGATATAGTACTTGAAATCGTTAACTGTGATGCCATTTGTCATAGTTTGGCATATAAGCGATTACAGTCTCTAAAAACGGCTACTTCAACTTGGCAGCACTATTTTTTAATCAACAAATACCATTCAGCCTCAGAAATTGAGTCCGACCTATTACAATTATGGCAATCGGAATTGCCGCTGCTAGCACCGCTATTTATTAATAAAGACGAAGTGATTAAAGAAGCCACCGCTTTTCGCAATGTTGCTATCAATTGTGCTCCGTACAGTGTTGCCAATGACGATTTTGAAACACTCGCAGGCTGGCTTGTAAGCCGTGCAAGTTATGACAAATAA